AGGCCGAAGTTCTTGTGAATTGCAACAAAGTGACGCAACAAACAGAGTTAAAACACAAAGTTTGCCAACTAAATCGTTCGTACACTAACTTGATGAGAAAACATAGATTGGATATCTTAGAATTACGTAGCTTTTTAGGAAATGTAACGGGAGCAAATGACaaaaacaagaagaataaaaaaCATCATAAACTTATGTTAGCTAACGGAGTTGCCATCACAAATTGTGAACCAGCTGATGCCGCCATAGATAAGGTAGCAGAAGAGAACAGAGTAATGGAAGCTACGGGCCTTGGAGTTATAAGAGAAAGAACATTACCAAATAAGCAAGCATTCGCTAGGCGTACAAATACCTCAGGAATGCCTTTATTGAGTTCTAAAAGAAATTCAACTACTCGTATGCCAGAGATGGTTCCAAACGGCAGTATACGGTTTCCAATGATTAGGAGTAAAACATCAAATAATTTAGGCCATAAGAATAGGCCTAGTAAAAGTGTGTTTTCACAAAAGAACTTTTTACCAATTATAGCAAAAAGACCATGACGATTACGAGATTTATTAACTTGGCAAAAGATCATGTTTtgtattaatacaaataatatttatatgattcTAGTTATAGAAATAAGTTCCAACACAAATTTATGCTGTAGAATTgcatttaggcctatagttgCTTGGCCAACAAAATTAATCGGATAAAGGGATATTTTTCGGGACAACTTTGAAAGGTAGTCCATTTCCATCCATTTTCTTGTGGTTGATGAAAGGAGGAAAATACACTTTTTGCCAATCATTTTATCCGCAATTAAATACGAAGAAGATAGTTCTAACCCCAGTCAGACGATACCGTACAATGTTAAATATATGATTGTGCAATACTGTAAATTGTATAGTATAGGTTATGCTATATGTTATACTGATGAATACACCAccgaaaacattttaaataaatataattattaaaagtcTATTGTAATTATGTATGAGAAAATGTAGTCTATTTTATAACAATTTCCATAATACCATAATTTTTCGTATGATATAATATAGTCCAATATTTCGATAATATTAAACGGCtactttaaaaatcaatacGTTTTTCTTCTTTGTAATCATGTAAAGgttttataaaaagaaattaagaGGCCAGCGGTTTAATATCATTATTGTAGAAATTTCACATGACatttcattatactgtatatcaagAAATTGTGCATGTAATCGCACGCGCTTTAATAAAACGCGTTCTAAATGTACGCGCTAAATTCAAATGAAGTAGCACACACGATGCTCGATAATCATAGGCCTAGGCGCGGCTAGGccaaaataatttcatttatttttatgaaacattaataaataCTTGTTAAAATGGCCTTTGCAGCTATATATTTTAGTGTGGATCGACGTCAAAAACTCGCAACAATTCTTCAGTTTGTATCGTGGGCTTGTGTCATATGTGGTATTGTTTTAGTTTCTCTCGGTACATTTATTAGCTTGCACGTTCAAGCAAAGGTAAGTCTAATtataaggctaggcctatttaattaaaatagattttagGCTATTTTCCTAAGGTGCCCTGAGCATTTGACAAAATCAGTGCATGACACGTTCGTAAAGTACGCTTTTTCCTcgcttttatttaatttcattcaatTATGCCTAGGGTTAGGCCCATTTCATTACAACGTAATATCACATACTATTGTTACCACAACAGATAAATCTAATGGAAGGATACGACAGCTCCATGCTTCCCAAAGTTTTAATAATCGTCGGTTCACTCGTTGTACTACTTGACCTGGTGTGCGGTAAGATTTGTCAAGATATCTCAGATCATCGGCGACTGCACAGATACGAAATGTTGCTATTTCCTTTGGTGATAATATTGTTTGTACTTGATGTTTGCCTGTTGACAGCCGGGTGTATGTGTTTCTCACATCGGGCCAAACTCTCGCACTCGATTAACGATGGATTGTGGAACGGTATGATAAAATACAAGGTAAGGCCTAGaattaattgaaaaattaatataataggcTATTTTGATTGTCAATGTATCGATAAGGATAATGACGATCCACTGATAGTAATTACTAATACGCAGATGCAAATTTACCACTAATGATTGAACCGAAACTCCAGGATTAGTAACGCATGTATGTTGATTAATGTGTTTACGTTTTAGGACAACATCACTTTCAAATATGAAATCGATGGATTACAAATGGAGTTTGAATGTTGTGGAAATAATGGATATGAAGATTGGTTTAATATGCAATGGATTAGTACGCAGTTTTTAGATATAGATGACAAGGAGATACAAAGGTAAAGATCAGCACCGGTGGTGACTAATACAAGTTTTAACTTTACTTACTCCTTAAATTCAAGTGCAAACTTTAACTTAATAATGCTATCCAACTTTCGTGACTGTCATGTTGTTCCCAAACCTCAACAAGCTAGTCTGTCAAGAATGGCACATGGTATCTtgcaaactagtttgtcaagaCTGGTACATCGCCTAACTTCTGAAAACCAGTTTGTCAAGACTGGTACATGGCCTAATTTCTGCAACCTAGTTTGTCAGGGCTGGTACATGGCCTAAATTCTGCAAACCAGTTTGTCAAGACTGGTACATGGCCTAATTTATGGAAACTAGGTTGTCAAGGCTGGTGCATCGCCAAATTTCAACAAGCTAGTATTTCAAGACTTGTACATGGTCTCTTGCAAACTAGTTTGTCGAGACTGGTACATGCCCTAACTTCTGCAAACTAGTTTGTCGAGACTGGTGCATGCCCTAACTCTGGCGAACTAGTTTGTCAAGACTGGTGCATGCCCTAACTTCTGCGAACTAGTTTGTCAAGACTGGTGCATGCCCTAACTTCTGCAAACTAGTTTGTCGAGACTGGTGCATGCCCTAACTTTGGCGAACTAGTTTGTCAAAACTGGTACATGCCCTTACATCTGCAAACTAGTTTGTCGAGACTGGTGCACGCCCTAACTTCtgcaaactagtttgtcaagaCTGGTACATGCCCTTATATCTGCAAACTAGTTTGTCGAGGCTGGTGCATGCCCTAAATTTAGCGAACTAGTTTGTCAAGACTGGTACATGCCCTAACCTTTGCGAACTATTTTGTCAAGACTGGTGCATGCCCTTACATCTGCAAACTAGTTTGTCGAGGCTGGTGCATGCCGTAACTTTTtgcaaactagtttgtcaagaCTGGTGCATGCCCTTACATCTGCAAACTAGTTTGTCGAGACTGGTGCATGCCCTAACTTTTGCGAACTAGTTTGTCAAGACTGGTGCATGGCCTAACTTCTGTAAATTACTGTTTTCTGGAGTTTGGAAAACTTTTCATGCTAAATTCACAGTTAGCAAACAATACCATTTGAATATCGTGATATCGCCTAATCTGTTGGTTTCTACTTTTCTGTCAAATTGAATAGCAAAATGACAACGGGATACTACCTAAATGATGACGTGCCATTTAGCTGCTGCGTAGCGAAGACGACACGCGCATGTATACATCATCACGTGACGAAAAGTGACTTGCACTTCAATTACCGATTTCCCGCAGATATTACAATATATCCAGTAGGTTGTAGAGATAAATTGATTGACTATTTCAGCATAAAATTGAAGAATATCGGAACAGTGGGATTGGCTGTTTTTGGACTGCAGGTAAGGAACGTAGGCCTACGACTGAGTTAGGACACAGCAAACCCCCAGATGTTTACCTAAGCAAATTAAGTCTCAATATAACTATGCATATTCTTTAGTCTCTTACAGTTGACTATTACATTTAAATCATTGCTTTTACTTTAACAtcttacaattttaaattagcCAAATCCAGTTTCAATCAAAAGGTTAATTCTGTCGATAACGTAGTAACTGACCCTTTTTGTTAGGCCTAGTGTATTATAATATtcgtaacattttaaaatactactgtaattaattattttatagtttataaatGTCATCTGTTTGCGGTATTTACAAACATCAATAGCCAATGCTAGCAAGACGGGCAATCCGAAAGCAGACGCGTGGGGTTTTCTGTTC
The window above is part of the Antedon mediterranea chromosome 10, ecAntMedi1.1, whole genome shotgun sequence genome. Proteins encoded here:
- the LOC140061286 gene encoding photoreceptor outer segment membrane glycoprotein 2-like; translated protein: MAFAAIYFSVDRRQKLATILQFVSWACVICGIVLVSLGTFISLHVQAKVSLIIRLGLFNHILLLPQQINLMEGYDSSMLPKVLIIVGSLVVLLDLVCGKICQDISDHRRLHRYEMLLFPLVIILFVLDVCLLTAGCMCFSHRAKLSHSINDGLWNGMIKYKDNITFKYEIDGLQMEFECCGNNGYEDWFNMQWISTQFLDIDDKEIQSKMTTGYYLNDDVPFSCCVAKTTRACIHHHVTKSDLHFNYRFPADITIYPVGCRDKLIDYFSIKLKNIGTVGLAVFGLQFINVICLRYLQTSIANASKTGNPKADAWGFLFDKDAGKNDDTTGDDAALLQAQHQQQQDSSNSDDFTSDQFSSDDDDFGGGVGGIVGDIVGGGGGGGGGFDPIYENLPLLGGDMPQQDKHKSKKDGTDNKTDKSSKKQKESQKTKKNEPSSPKKNKTDSSKNKSPSSKTNKSSPSKKDQHSGSKKNKSPSSTKKSPVSTKKKSPMSSTKNKSMKKPSPGKTGSKKVGGKGKGKMPGKKMGKGKKMNKNRHNNCGYLSWTTSSSSCFTSDDEFEPGVYYINETF